A section of the Eublepharis macularius isolate TG4126 chromosome 1, MPM_Emac_v1.0, whole genome shotgun sequence genome encodes:
- the KLF11 gene encoding Krueppel-like factor 11 isoform X1: MHPSPCADEMGDAPAVDIVDIYESIRERQRHDSERSTCSTLEQNDIEAVEALVCMSSWGQRSQKSDLLKIRPLTPVSDSGDFAMHTELPSELPKDYNFLSTLCMTPPYSPDFTEPSTSALLSSQVTYSKPRTIMANAPACLIAPPGCAPAATQPSALNDERQSSQKPARADQPAPQLCRAMATSVIRHTGDSFAYSRIPTVQEKVEAVSPNSHSMDQHEARDQRRWRVLQDSDVGDTLDYDPSPVQESCLHRSSCSPTRKGQEMPESSFPKNCGKDIQQKSTPLLPTPLSNPQVICQMIPLDRQRGMVPAFLKPSTQTATAVKPILPHAAPISHPVLMGPSMPQGTVMLVLPQAAVAQAPPCPQTVLSVGNTKLLPLAPAPVFIASGQTSAPLIDFSRRRNYVCNFPGCRKTYFKSSHLKAHLRTHTGEKPFTCSWEGCDKKFARSDELSRHRRTHTGEKKFACPVCDRRFMRSDHLTKHARRHMTTKKVPSWQTEVGKLNRIATVEKPRSEGALSMLLPMLSSG, from the exons ATGCATCCCTCGCCCTGCGCCGACGAGATGGGAGATGCCCCCGCG GTTGACATTGTGGACATCTATGAATCCATACGTGAGCGACAGCGTCATGACAGTGAAAGGTCCACCTGTAGCACTTTGGAACAGAATGACATAGAAGCTGTTGAGGCACTTGTTTGTATGAGTTCCTGGGGTCAAAGATCACAGAAAAGTGACCTATTAAAGATAAGACCTCTTACACCTGTATCGGATTCAGGTGATTTTGCAATGCACACTGAACTTCCGTCTGAGTTGCCCAAGGATTATAACTTTTTATCCACACTG TGTATGACTCCGCCATACAGTCCAGATTTTACTGAGCCGTCCACATCAGCCTTGCTGTCTTCCCAAGTCACCTATTCGAAACCAAGGACTATCATGGCTAATGCACCTGCCTGCCTCATTGCTCCTCCAGGCTGTGCTCCTGCTGCAACCCAGCCATCTGCCCTAAATGATGAGAGGCAGTCCAGCCAGAAGCCAGCAAGGGCTGATCAGCCTGCTCCTCAGCTCTGTAGGGCCATGGCCACCAGCGTGATCCGTCACACAGGGGACAGTTTTGCTTACTCCCGCATTCCTACCGTGCAAGAGAAAGTGGAAGCAGTATCGCCCAACAGCCATTCCATGGATCAGCATGAGGCACGAGACCAGAGACGCTGGAGAGTTTTACAGGATTCTGATGTTGGTGACACCTTAGATTATGACCCTTCACCAGTACAGGAATCTTGTTTACACAGGTCAAGTTGTAGCCCCACAAGAAAAGGGCAGGAAATGCCAGAGAGTTCTTTCCCAAAGAACTGTGGAAAGGATATACAGCAAAAGAGCACTCCACTTCTACCTACCCCACTTTCAAATCCCCAGGTGATCTGCCAAATGATCCCCTTGGACAGACAAAGAGGTATGGTTCCTGCCTTTCTAAAGCCCTCTACTCAGACGGCGACAGCGGTCAAACCCATCTTACCCCATGCAGCCCCAATTTCCCATCCTGTTTTAATGGGACCTTCTATGCCTCAGGGGACTGTTATGTTGGTTCTTCCGCAGGCGGCTGTTGCTCAGGCACCACCGTGCCCACAAACTGTGCTGTCTGTTGGGAACACCAAACTATTGCCCCTGGCTCCCGCACCAGTTTTCATTGCCTCGGGTCAAACCAGTGCACCTTTAATAGACTTTTCTCGGAGGAGAAATTACGTTTGCAACTTCCCAGGCTGCAGAAAAACCTACTTCAAAAGCTCTCATCTCAAAGCCCACCTCCGTACTCACACTG GAGAAAAACCTTTCACGTGTAGCTGGGAAGGTTGTGATAAAAAGTTTGCTCGCTCCGATGAACTTTCTCGCCACCGCAGaacacacacaggagagaagaaaTTTGCTTGCCCGGTCTGTGACCGCCGCTTCATGCGCAGTGATCACTTGACGAAGCACGCTCGCCGCCACATGACGACCAAGAAGGTACCCAGCTGGCAGACGGAAGTTGGCAAACTGAACAGAATTGCAACAGTGGAGAAACCTAGAAGCGAGGGTGCCTTGAGCATGCTCCTGCCTATGCTCTCTTCTGGTTAA
- the KLF11 gene encoding Krueppel-like factor 11 isoform X2 has product MHPSPCADEMGDAPACMTPPYSPDFTEPSTSALLSSQVTYSKPRTIMANAPACLIAPPGCAPAATQPSALNDERQSSQKPARADQPAPQLCRAMATSVIRHTGDSFAYSRIPTVQEKVEAVSPNSHSMDQHEARDQRRWRVLQDSDVGDTLDYDPSPVQESCLHRSSCSPTRKGQEMPESSFPKNCGKDIQQKSTPLLPTPLSNPQVICQMIPLDRQRGMVPAFLKPSTQTATAVKPILPHAAPISHPVLMGPSMPQGTVMLVLPQAAVAQAPPCPQTVLSVGNTKLLPLAPAPVFIASGQTSAPLIDFSRRRNYVCNFPGCRKTYFKSSHLKAHLRTHTGEKPFTCSWEGCDKKFARSDELSRHRRTHTGEKKFACPVCDRRFMRSDHLTKHARRHMTTKKVPSWQTEVGKLNRIATVEKPRSEGALSMLLPMLSSG; this is encoded by the exons ATGCATCCCTCGCCCTGCGCCGACGAGATGGGAGATGCCCCCGCG TGTATGACTCCGCCATACAGTCCAGATTTTACTGAGCCGTCCACATCAGCCTTGCTGTCTTCCCAAGTCACCTATTCGAAACCAAGGACTATCATGGCTAATGCACCTGCCTGCCTCATTGCTCCTCCAGGCTGTGCTCCTGCTGCAACCCAGCCATCTGCCCTAAATGATGAGAGGCAGTCCAGCCAGAAGCCAGCAAGGGCTGATCAGCCTGCTCCTCAGCTCTGTAGGGCCATGGCCACCAGCGTGATCCGTCACACAGGGGACAGTTTTGCTTACTCCCGCATTCCTACCGTGCAAGAGAAAGTGGAAGCAGTATCGCCCAACAGCCATTCCATGGATCAGCATGAGGCACGAGACCAGAGACGCTGGAGAGTTTTACAGGATTCTGATGTTGGTGACACCTTAGATTATGACCCTTCACCAGTACAGGAATCTTGTTTACACAGGTCAAGTTGTAGCCCCACAAGAAAAGGGCAGGAAATGCCAGAGAGTTCTTTCCCAAAGAACTGTGGAAAGGATATACAGCAAAAGAGCACTCCACTTCTACCTACCCCACTTTCAAATCCCCAGGTGATCTGCCAAATGATCCCCTTGGACAGACAAAGAGGTATGGTTCCTGCCTTTCTAAAGCCCTCTACTCAGACGGCGACAGCGGTCAAACCCATCTTACCCCATGCAGCCCCAATTTCCCATCCTGTTTTAATGGGACCTTCTATGCCTCAGGGGACTGTTATGTTGGTTCTTCCGCAGGCGGCTGTTGCTCAGGCACCACCGTGCCCACAAACTGTGCTGTCTGTTGGGAACACCAAACTATTGCCCCTGGCTCCCGCACCAGTTTTCATTGCCTCGGGTCAAACCAGTGCACCTTTAATAGACTTTTCTCGGAGGAGAAATTACGTTTGCAACTTCCCAGGCTGCAGAAAAACCTACTTCAAAAGCTCTCATCTCAAAGCCCACCTCCGTACTCACACTG GAGAAAAACCTTTCACGTGTAGCTGGGAAGGTTGTGATAAAAAGTTTGCTCGCTCCGATGAACTTTCTCGCCACCGCAGaacacacacaggagagaagaaaTTTGCTTGCCCGGTCTGTGACCGCCGCTTCATGCGCAGTGATCACTTGACGAAGCACGCTCGCCGCCACATGACGACCAAGAAGGTACCCAGCTGGCAGACGGAAGTTGGCAAACTGAACAGAATTGCAACAGTGGAGAAACCTAGAAGCGAGGGTGCCTTGAGCATGCTCCTGCCTATGCTCTCTTCTGGTTAA